In one Labrys wisconsinensis genomic region, the following are encoded:
- a CDS encoding lytic transglycosylase domain-containing protein produces the protein MVLFSSSAAPSADRVQNALRSASAATGTGFDYLMTTAGRESAFDPTAKAATSSAAGLFQFLDSTWMQTVKEDGPAFGLQAYADAIQRTTGGRYVAADPAARQAVLALREDPEVSALMAGAFTRRNRDQLTAALGRAPSDGELYIAHFMGASGGAGLIRLAASDGAANAAGAFPVQAAANPSIFYDKAGRARSAAEVYGGLVKPFEAGASGPAAIASAGADQGAAAVGPAVWLAIPARNAYAAESRTAAAAAGPFQSLFRTDGAAPISNAVAATWSGLGPALATTAPAATSAPVELRSVPTAAPVHAPQPQAEAPATDLFSAIGAFFSGIFSPSDAAPVALGKRGSS, from the coding sequence ATGGTCCTTTTCAGCTCCTCGGCGGCCCCGTCCGCGGATCGCGTCCAGAACGCGCTCCGCAGCGCGAGCGCGGCCACGGGCACCGGCTTCGACTATCTCATGACCACGGCGGGGCGTGAATCCGCCTTCGATCCCACCGCCAAGGCCGCGACCTCCTCCGCCGCCGGCCTGTTCCAGTTCCTCGATTCCACCTGGATGCAGACGGTGAAGGAGGACGGCCCCGCCTTCGGCCTGCAGGCCTATGCCGACGCCATCCAGCGCACCACCGGCGGGCGCTACGTCGCCGCCGATCCGGCGGCGCGCCAGGCGGTCCTGGCCCTGCGCGAGGACCCGGAGGTCAGCGCCCTGATGGCCGGTGCCTTCACCCGCCGCAACCGCGACCAGCTCACCGCGGCCCTGGGGCGGGCGCCGAGCGACGGCGAGCTCTACATCGCCCATTTCATGGGCGCGAGCGGCGGCGCCGGCCTGATCCGCCTGGCCGCCAGCGACGGCGCGGCGAATGCGGCCGGCGCCTTCCCGGTGCAGGCGGCCGCCAATCCGTCGATCTTCTACGACAAGGCCGGCCGGGCGCGCTCGGCCGCCGAGGTCTACGGCGGGCTGGTCAAGCCTTTCGAGGCCGGAGCGTCCGGCCCGGCCGCGATCGCCTCTGCCGGCGCGGATCAGGGGGCGGCGGCGGTCGGGCCGGCCGTCTGGCTCGCCATTCCCGCCCGCAACGCCTATGCCGCGGAGAGCCGGACCGCCGCCGCGGCCGCCGGCCCGTTCCAGAGCCTGTTCCGGACCGACGGCGCCGCGCCGATCTCCAATGCCGTCGCCGCCACCTGGTCCGGCCTCGGCCCGGCCCTGGCGACGACGGCTCCCGCGGCGACCTCCGCGCCGGTCGAGCTCCGGTCCGTCCCGACCGCGGCGCCGGTGCATGCGCCGCAGCCGCAGGCCGAGGCGCCCGCCACGGACCTGTTCTCGGCCATCGGCGCCTTCTTCTCCGGCATTTTCTCTCCATCCGATGCCGCACCGGTGGCGCTCGGCAAGCGCGGGAGTTCGTAA
- a CDS encoding flavin reductase family protein, translated as MFYEPRKGDHGLAHDPFKALVVPRPIGWISSLSADGAVNLAPYSFFNAFQARPHLVGFASDGRKDSVVFVEETREFVCNLVTEDLWRSMSATSAPLPRGDSEMAHAALEAAPSRLVRPPRVARAAAALECRWTETIHLRDADGRPSEAYLVCGEVVGIFVDDRFIAGGRVDTAAMRVMSRLGYQDYGVVERALTLTRPAGGGDAAAPSGRPYPPA; from the coding sequence ATGTTCTACGAACCCCGCAAGGGCGACCACGGCCTGGCGCACGACCCGTTCAAGGCGCTGGTGGTGCCGCGTCCGATCGGCTGGATCAGCTCGCTCTCGGCCGACGGCGCCGTCAATCTGGCGCCCTATTCCTTCTTCAACGCCTTCCAGGCCCGGCCGCACCTCGTCGGCTTCGCCTCCGACGGGCGCAAGGACAGCGTCGTCTTCGTCGAGGAGACGCGCGAATTCGTCTGCAACCTCGTCACCGAGGACCTGTGGCGATCGATGAGCGCCACCTCGGCCCCGCTGCCGCGCGGCGACAGCGAGATGGCCCATGCCGCGCTCGAAGCCGCGCCCTCCCGCCTGGTGCGCCCGCCGCGCGTCGCCCGTGCCGCGGCGGCGCTGGAATGCCGCTGGACCGAGACCATCCATCTCAGGGACGCCGACGGCCGGCCGAGCGAGGCTTATCTCGTCTGCGGCGAGGTGGTCGGCATCTTCGTCGACGACCGCTTCATTGCCGGCGGCCGGGTCGACACCGCGGCGATGCGGGTGATGTCGCGCCTGGGCTATCAGGACTATGGCGTGGTCGAGCGCGCGCTGACCCTGACGCGCCCGGCCGGCGGCGGGGACGCCGCCGCGCCGTCGGGCCGCCCGTATCCGCCGGCCTGA
- the argE gene encoding acetylornithine deacetylase: MAHAAPHLSPIEMTAKLVSFDTVSARSNLPLIDFVADYLAAHGVESIRLPNAEGDKAALYATIGPKDRGGVCLSGHVDVVPVEGQDWTSPPFAATARDGRLYGRGTCDMKGFVATALALVPEFLAAGLRTPLHLCFSYDEEVTCYGSLDAIRRFGRDLPMPIACIVGEPTQMRVVDAQKSLASYVTSIVGRPAHSSMPALGANALHAAALIIAEIDRIADELRERGDPSGRFDPPYSTTQAGLIKSGEAVNIVPERASIVWEVRGVPALPLDEVPERIRRYGREVVEPRLRRTAPEASVVTELGVVVPDLAPDPGSAAQTLALRLVGQNRTFAVAYGTEAGHFQKGGVPTVICGPGSIEQAHRADEWIALSEIEACAGFLRRLADTLR, from the coding sequence ATGGCCCATGCTGCACCGCATCTTTCGCCGATCGAGATGACGGCGAAGCTCGTTTCCTTCGACACCGTCAGCGCCAGGTCCAACCTGCCGCTGATCGACTTCGTCGCCGACTACCTCGCCGCCCACGGCGTCGAGAGCATCCGCCTGCCGAACGCGGAGGGCGACAAGGCCGCCCTCTACGCCACCATCGGCCCGAAGGACCGGGGCGGGGTCTGCCTCTCCGGCCATGTCGACGTCGTGCCGGTGGAGGGCCAGGACTGGACGAGCCCACCCTTCGCCGCCACGGCGCGGGACGGGCGCCTCTACGGCCGCGGCACCTGCGACATGAAGGGCTTCGTCGCCACCGCGCTCGCCCTGGTGCCGGAGTTCCTCGCCGCGGGCCTCAGGACGCCGCTGCACCTGTGCTTCTCCTATGACGAGGAGGTGACCTGCTACGGCAGCCTCGACGCGATCCGGCGGTTCGGCCGCGACCTGCCGATGCCGATCGCCTGCATCGTCGGCGAGCCGACGCAGATGCGGGTGGTCGATGCCCAGAAGTCGCTGGCGAGCTATGTCACGTCGATCGTCGGCCGGCCGGCCCATTCCTCGATGCCGGCGCTGGGCGCCAACGCCCTGCATGCCGCCGCCCTGATCATCGCCGAGATCGACCGCATCGCCGACGAGCTGCGCGAGCGTGGCGACCCCTCCGGCCGCTTCGACCCGCCCTATTCCACCACCCAGGCCGGCCTGATCAAGAGCGGCGAGGCGGTCAATATCGTGCCCGAGCGGGCCAGCATCGTCTGGGAGGTCCGCGGCGTGCCGGCTCTGCCGCTCGACGAGGTGCCCGAGCGCATCCGCCGCTACGGCCGCGAGGTGGTCGAGCCGCGGCTGCGCCGCACGGCGCCGGAAGCCTCGGTCGTCACCGAGCTCGGCGTCGTCGTGCCCGATCTTGCGCCCGATCCCGGCTCGGCGGCGCAGACCCTGGCGCTGAGGCTCGTCGGCCAGAACCGGACCTTCGCGGTCGCCTACGGCACCGAGGCCGGCCATTTCCAGAAGGGCGGCGTGCCCACCGTGATCTGCGGCCCCGGCTCGATCGAGCAGGCGCACCGCGCCGACGAGTGGATCGCCCTGTCCGAGATCGAGGCCTGCGCCGGCTTCCTCCGGCGCCTCGCCGACACGCTGAGATAG
- a CDS encoding Hpt domain-containing protein, which translates to MTMGEDEVRAEVFEDHEVLHPPHRLRKAIASGRGGPAVDLGAIARAEKALAELAVEFSAWMHNEIKVLDAARTIVRERGFDKETRAALFRAAHDIRGEAATFGYPLAGQVAASLCRILEGIADDRALPLVLVEQHVDAIRAMVREDVRGEGDATARLLARSLEESCETAIRAVA; encoded by the coding sequence ATGACCATGGGGGAGGACGAGGTCCGCGCCGAGGTGTTCGAGGACCACGAGGTCCTGCATCCGCCGCACCGGCTGCGGAAGGCGATCGCATCCGGCCGCGGCGGCCCCGCCGTCGATCTCGGCGCCATCGCCCGGGCCGAGAAGGCGCTGGCCGAGCTCGCCGTCGAGTTCTCGGCCTGGATGCACAACGAGATCAAGGTGCTCGACGCCGCCCGCACCATCGTGCGCGAGCGCGGCTTCGACAAGGAGACGCGCGCCGCGCTGTTCCGCGCCGCCCACGACATCCGCGGCGAGGCCGCGACCTTCGGCTACCCCCTTGCCGGGCAGGTGGCGGCGAGCCTGTGCCGCATCCTGGAAGGCATCGCCGACGACCGCGCCCTGCCGCTGGTGCTGGTCGAGCAGCATGTCGACGCCATCCGCGCCATGGTGCGCGAGGACGTGCGGGGCGAGGGCGACGCCACCGCCCGGCTGCTGGCCCGCAGCCTGGAGGAGAGCTGCGAGACGGCGATCCGCGCCGTCGCCTGA
- a CDS encoding response regulator: MIRIDFNKLRFLVIDDNAHMRRIVRTLLHGFGAREVHEAEDGASGLEAFTNFSPDIIIADWAMPIFDGLELTSMIRQPGANANPYVPIIMLTGHSEKRRVIEARDTGVTEFLAKPISAKALYQRVLNVVANPRPFIKTKTYFGPCRRRNLHGTYVGPERRKGGTADVIPQQPLIDKVRGAI; the protein is encoded by the coding sequence ATGATCCGGATCGACTTCAACAAGCTCAGATTTCTCGTCATCGACGACAACGCCCATATGCGGCGCATCGTGCGCACCCTGCTGCACGGCTTCGGCGCGCGCGAGGTGCACGAGGCGGAAGACGGCGCCTCGGGCCTGGAGGCCTTCACCAACTTCTCGCCGGACATCATCATCGCCGACTGGGCCATGCCGATCTTCGACGGGCTGGAGCTGACCTCGATGATCCGCCAGCCCGGCGCCAACGCCAATCCCTATGTGCCGATCATCATGCTCACCGGCCATTCGGAGAAGCGCCGCGTCATCGAGGCCCGGGACACCGGCGTCACCGAGTTCCTCGCCAAGCCCATCTCGGCCAAGGCGCTCTATCAGCGCGTCCTCAACGTCGTGGCCAATCCCAGGCCCTTCATCAAGACCAAGACCTATTTCGGCCCCTGCCGGCGGCGCAACCTCCACGGCACCTATGTCGGCCCCGAGCGGCGCAAGGGCGGCACCGCCGACGTCATCCCCCAGCAACCCCTGATCGACAAGGTGCGGGGGGCGATCTGA
- a CDS encoding Hsp33 family molecular chaperone, whose amino-acid sequence MSGETASGDDRVLPFQAEGLDVRGRVVRLGPAVDTILRRHDYPEPVARALAEATALCLLLGTTLKFDGRFILQTRTDGPVRMLVVDFQAPDRVRACATFDAAAVAAAVAAGRTGTVELLGAGHLAMTIDQGPDMSRYQGVVALEGESLEAAADQYFRQSEQIPTRVRLAVAESFAAGEGPAWRAGGMMIQFLPAVPERMRQADLPPGDVPEGADLAAPAEDDAWVEAKLLLGTVEDHELTDPTVTSEDLLYRLFHERGVRVFESQPIVEKCRCSREAVTGMLRNFSTAERRDMVADDGSIVVTCEFCNTRYEFDPPAVEALLAA is encoded by the coding sequence GTGAGCGGCGAGACCGCGTCGGGCGACGACCGGGTCCTGCCCTTCCAGGCGGAGGGGCTGGACGTGCGCGGCCGGGTGGTGCGCCTCGGCCCGGCCGTCGACACCATCCTGCGCCGCCACGACTATCCCGAGCCGGTGGCGCGGGCGCTGGCCGAGGCCACGGCCCTCTGCCTGCTGCTCGGCACCACGCTGAAGTTCGACGGCCGCTTCATCCTGCAGACCCGCACCGACGGGCCGGTCCGCATGCTGGTCGTCGATTTCCAGGCGCCGGACCGGGTGCGCGCCTGCGCCACCTTCGACGCGGCGGCGGTGGCCGCCGCCGTCGCCGCGGGCCGGACCGGCACGGTCGAGCTGCTCGGGGCCGGCCATCTCGCCATGACCATCGACCAGGGCCCGGACATGTCGCGCTACCAGGGCGTGGTGGCGCTGGAGGGCGAGAGCCTGGAGGCGGCGGCCGATCAGTATTTCCGCCAGTCCGAGCAGATCCCGACAAGGGTGCGCCTCGCCGTCGCCGAGAGCTTCGCCGCCGGCGAGGGCCCGGCCTGGCGGGCCGGCGGCATGATGATCCAGTTCCTCCCCGCCGTGCCCGAGCGCATGCGCCAGGCCGACCTGCCGCCGGGCGATGTGCCGGAAGGCGCCGACCTCGCCGCGCCCGCCGAGGACGACGCCTGGGTCGAGGCCAAGCTGCTGCTCGGCACGGTGGAGGACCACGAGCTCACCGACCCGACCGTCACGTCCGAGGATCTGCTCTACCGCCTGTTCCACGAGCGTGGCGTGCGCGTGTTCGAGTCCCAGCCCATCGTCGAGAAATGCCGCTGCTCGCGCGAGGCCGTGACCGGCATGCTGCGCAATTTCTCCACGGCGGAACGGCGCGACATGGTGGCCGACGACGGCTCGATCGTCGTGACCTGCGAGTTCTGCAACACCCGCTACGAGTTCGATCCCCCGGCGGTCGAGGCGCTGCTGGCGGCGTAG
- the argF gene encoding ornithine carbamoyltransferase has protein sequence MIRHFLDLSEVPADELRTVLDQAAAIKARRVKGVRAEDRPLTGKVLAMVFERPSTRTRVSFDVGMRELGGETLMLTGAEMQLGRGETIADTARVLSRYVDAIMIRMLDHAAVQELAAHASVPVINGLTKLTHPCQIMADVLTYEEHRGPIKGRTVAWTGDANNVLASWVHAAQRFDFTIRVATPPELAPRPDLVAWAGSNGARLELTRDPYEAVDGADCIVTDCWVSMGDDEGHRHNLLRPYQVDARLMAAAHRDALFMHCLPAHRGEEVTSEVMDGPQSVVFDEAENRLHAQKGVLAWCFGLGGQAAAGVRL, from the coding sequence ATGATCAGGCATTTTCTCGATCTTTCCGAGGTTCCGGCCGACGAGCTCCGGACCGTGCTCGACCAGGCGGCGGCGATCAAGGCGCGGCGCGTCAAGGGCGTCCGGGCCGAAGACCGGCCGCTCACCGGCAAGGTGCTGGCCATGGTGTTCGAGCGACCCTCGACCCGCACCCGCGTCTCCTTCGATGTCGGCATGCGCGAGCTCGGCGGCGAGACGCTGATGCTCACCGGCGCCGAGATGCAGCTCGGCCGCGGCGAGACCATCGCCGACACGGCGCGGGTGCTGTCGCGCTATGTCGACGCCATCATGATCCGCATGCTCGACCATGCGGCGGTGCAGGAGCTCGCCGCCCATGCCAGCGTGCCTGTCATCAACGGCCTGACCAAGCTCACCCATCCCTGCCAGATCATGGCCGACGTGCTCACCTACGAGGAGCATCGCGGCCCGATCAAGGGTCGCACCGTGGCCTGGACGGGGGACGCCAACAACGTGCTGGCCTCCTGGGTCCATGCGGCGCAGCGCTTCGACTTCACCATCCGCGTCGCCACCCCGCCGGAGCTGGCGCCGCGTCCCGACCTCGTCGCCTGGGCCGGCAGCAACGGCGCCCGCCTCGAGCTCACCCGCGACCCCTACGAGGCGGTGGACGGCGCCGATTGCATCGTCACCGACTGCTGGGTGTCGATGGGCGACGACGAGGGCCATCGTCACAACCTGCTGCGCCCCTACCAGGTCGATGCACGCCTGATGGCGGCGGCCCACCGGGATGCGCTGTTCATGCATTGCCTGCCGGCCCATCGCGGCGAGGAAGTGACCTCCGAGGTGATGGACGGGCCGCAATCGGTGGTGTTCGACGAGGCAGAGAACCGCCTGCACGCCCAGAAGGGCGTGCTGGCCTGGTGCTTCGGCCTCGGCGGGCAGGCCGCGGCGGGTGTGCGCCTGTGA
- a CDS encoding aspartate aminotransferase family protein, with product MESAILPTYARADVTFERGEGVWLISDTGERYLDFGAGIAVNALGHAHPHLVAALTEQAQKVWHTSNLFQMPGGERLARRLVDTTFADTVFFTNSGAEALECAIKMARKYHSANGEPNRYRIITVEGAFHGRTLATIAAGGQKKYLEGFGPKVDGFDQVPFGDPEALLAAIGPDTAAILVEPIQGEGGIRPFPAATLRELRRLCDEKGLLLMFDEVQTGVGRTGKLFAHEWAGVTPDIMAVAKGIGGGFPMGACLATAEAGKGMTAGVHGTTFGGNPLAMAVGNAVLDVVLEEGFLERVAAAGLLLRQRLAELIDRHPRVIEEVRGEGLLLGLKVRGSLADMVTALRAQKLLTIPAGDNVVRLLPPLIVSDEEIRDAVRRIDAACSALERGQSPAAAE from the coding sequence GTGGAGTCCGCGATCCTGCCGACCTATGCCCGCGCGGATGTGACGTTCGAGCGAGGCGAGGGCGTCTGGCTGATCTCCGACACGGGCGAGCGCTATCTCGACTTCGGCGCCGGCATCGCCGTCAACGCCCTCGGTCACGCCCATCCGCATCTGGTCGCCGCCCTCACCGAGCAGGCGCAGAAGGTCTGGCACACCTCCAACCTGTTCCAGATGCCGGGCGGCGAGCGCCTGGCGCGCCGCCTCGTCGACACGACGTTCGCCGACACGGTGTTCTTCACCAATTCCGGGGCCGAGGCCCTGGAATGCGCCATCAAGATGGCGCGCAAGTATCACTCGGCCAATGGCGAGCCGAACCGCTACCGCATCATCACCGTGGAAGGCGCCTTCCACGGCCGCACGCTCGCGACCATCGCCGCCGGCGGCCAGAAGAAATACCTGGAAGGCTTCGGCCCCAAGGTCGACGGCTTCGACCAGGTGCCCTTCGGCGATCCCGAGGCGCTGCTCGCCGCCATCGGGCCGGACACGGCCGCCATCCTGGTCGAGCCGATCCAGGGCGAGGGCGGCATCCGCCCGTTCCCGGCGGCCACGCTGCGCGAGCTGCGGCGCCTGTGCGACGAGAAGGGCCTGCTTTTGATGTTCGACGAGGTGCAGACCGGCGTCGGGCGCACCGGCAAGCTGTTCGCCCATGAATGGGCCGGCGTCACGCCCGACATCATGGCGGTCGCCAAGGGCATCGGCGGCGGCTTCCCCATGGGCGCGTGCCTGGCCACGGCCGAGGCCGGCAAGGGCATGACGGCCGGCGTGCACGGCACCACCTTCGGCGGCAACCCGCTCGCCATGGCGGTCGGCAACGCCGTGCTCGACGTGGTGCTGGAGGAGGGCTTCCTCGAGCGCGTCGCCGCCGCCGGCCTCCTCCTGCGCCAGCGCCTGGCCGAGCTCATCGACCGCCACCCCCGCGTGATCGAGGAGGTGCGCGGCGAGGGCCTGCTGCTCGGGCTCAAGGTCCGCGGCTCGCTCGCCGACATGGTGACGGCGCTGCGGGCGCAGAAGCTCCTGACCATCCCGGCCGGCGACAATGTCGTGCGCCTGCTGCCGCCGCTGATCGTCAGCGACGAGGAGATCCGCGACGCGGTGCGGCGCATCGACGCGGCCTGCTCCGCCCTCGAGCGGGGCCAGTCGCCCGCAGCAGCCGAGTGA
- the apaG gene encoding Co2+/Mg2+ efflux protein ApaG gives MYRAVTRLIRVTVEPRYLPQESRPEEGHYFWAYTVEIVNMGPETVQLESRFWEITDEIGRRHEVRGAGVVGERPVLGPGERFEYTSGCPLPTPSGLMVGSYRMTSESGESFSVSIPAFSLDSPHVRRVVN, from the coding sequence ATGTATCGTGCTGTCACGCGCCTGATCCGGGTCACCGTCGAGCCCCGCTACCTCCCTCAGGAATCCCGGCCCGAGGAAGGGCACTATTTCTGGGCCTACACGGTCGAGATCGTGAACATGGGCCCGGAGACGGTGCAGCTGGAATCCCGCTTCTGGGAGATCACCGACGAGATCGGCCGGCGCCACGAGGTGCGCGGGGCCGGCGTGGTCGGCGAGCGGCCGGTGCTGGGGCCGGGCGAGCGCTTCGAATACACGTCCGGCTGTCCGCTGCCGACACCCTCGGGCCTGATGGTCGGCTCCTACCGCATGACCAGCGAGAGCGGCGAGAGCTTCTCCGTGTCGATCCCGGCCTTCTCGCTCGACAGCCCGCATGTCCGGCGCGTCGTCAACTGA
- a CDS encoding integrase, giving the protein MPSTPRIADAPGLDIEQRAAGYTLRWRAPRKAARDGYEPASVKIDDLDPADPEHHDLIRAECRRHQAAYEAWLTGKAAPTKYDGTLRSLCRMYQEHEASPFLRVKSNTRRGYLHEVKVIERAFGKRTLAGITAVDFLRWYEETKKRTQGSADGVRKAHGVINRLRAMTTFGKLVEDQRCVSACRRLREILEEMEFAKPAKRREHVAYEHAVAIIAKAHELGRPSIALAQALQFEAALRQVDVIGQWLALGDEHASPYRLGRRVWTGGLVWQDISDDLVLSKDTTKNGARASHDLKRMPLVMAELMRIPKAQRLGPMIMDETAGRPYAEFAFGREWRAIADAAGVPKAIWNRDSRAGAISEGDEAGATIGDLQRVATHSSAKMTGRYIRGEGLKASRTVASLRTKHRNRPETSGK; this is encoded by the coding sequence ATGCCCTCAACACCAAGGATCGCCGACGCCCCAGGGCTTGATATCGAGCAAAGGGCCGCGGGCTATACCCTCCGATGGCGAGCGCCGCGCAAGGCTGCGAGGGACGGCTACGAGCCGGCCTCGGTAAAGATCGACGACCTCGACCCCGCCGACCCCGAGCATCACGACCTGATCCGCGCGGAGTGCCGCAGGCATCAGGCCGCCTATGAAGCCTGGCTCACCGGCAAGGCGGCACCGACCAAGTATGACGGGACGCTGCGCTCGCTCTGCCGCATGTATCAGGAGCATGAGGCAAGCCCCTTCCTGCGCGTGAAATCGAACACGCGCCGCGGCTACCTGCACGAGGTCAAGGTGATCGAGCGCGCCTTCGGCAAGCGCACGCTGGCCGGCATCACGGCCGTCGATTTCCTGCGCTGGTACGAGGAGACGAAGAAGCGCACCCAGGGCTCGGCCGATGGCGTGCGCAAGGCGCATGGCGTCATCAACCGCCTGCGGGCGATGACGACCTTCGGCAAGCTGGTGGAGGATCAGCGCTGCGTCTCGGCCTGCCGGCGGCTGCGGGAGATCCTTGAGGAGATGGAGTTCGCCAAGCCAGCGAAGCGTAGGGAGCATGTTGCCTACGAGCACGCGGTCGCCATCATCGCCAAGGCGCACGAGCTCGGCCGGCCGTCGATCGCCTTGGCCCAGGCGCTGCAGTTCGAGGCCGCCCTGCGCCAGGTCGACGTCATTGGCCAATGGCTGGCGCTGGGAGACGAGCACGCCTCGCCTTACCGGCTCGGACGGCGCGTCTGGACCGGCGGCCTCGTCTGGCAGGACATCAGCGACGACCTGGTGCTGTCGAAGGACACGACGAAGAACGGCGCGAGGGCGTCACACGACCTCAAGCGCATGCCGCTCGTCATGGCCGAGCTGATGCGGATCCCGAAGGCGCAGCGCCTCGGCCCGATGATCATGGACGAGACGGCCGGACGTCCCTATGCCGAGTTCGCCTTCGGCCGCGAGTGGCGTGCGATCGCCGACGCCGCCGGTGTGCCGAAGGCGATTTGGAACCGCGACAGCCGGGCAGGCGCGATCAGCGAAGGCGACGAGGCCGGCGCCACCATCGGCGACCTGCAGCGCGTCGCGACGCACTCCTCGGCGAAGATGACGGGCCGGTACATCCGTGGCGAAGGGCTGAAGGCGAGCAGGACGGTCGCCTCGCTGCGGACGAAGCACCGGAACAGGCCGGAAACGTCTGGAAAGTAG
- a CDS encoding thermonuclease family protein: MILRIATASILLALLGGPAGAETIDGDKIIIIDGDTVALPCVRPGPGCSERIRLTAIDAPETWHPHCDDELQAGLMAADRLREILRGHQVTITRAGRLDRYGRTLADIATGEGDAGELLMREGMALPYRPGSRAHAERIAHWCGAGR, translated from the coding sequence ATGATCCTCCGCATCGCCACCGCCTCGATCCTCCTCGCCCTGCTCGGCGGCCCGGCCGGCGCCGAGACGATCGACGGCGACAAGATCATCATCATCGACGGCGACACCGTCGCGCTGCCCTGCGTCAGGCCCGGGCCCGGCTGCTCCGAGCGGATCCGCCTCACGGCGATCGACGCGCCGGAGACCTGGCACCCTCACTGCGACGACGAGCTGCAGGCCGGCCTGATGGCCGCGGATCGCCTGCGCGAGATCCTACGCGGCCACCAGGTCACCATCACGCGGGCGGGCCGGCTGGACCGCTACGGCCGCACCCTGGCGGACATCGCCACGGGCGAGGGCGACGCCGGCGAGCTCCTGATGCGCGAGGGCATGGCGCTGCCCTACAGGCCGGGCAGCCGGGCGCATGCCGAGCGCATCGCCCATTGGTGCGGTGCCGGACGATAA
- a CDS encoding DUF4326 domain-containing protein, translated as MTGPARIRLSRRKGWRMPAMTCKVDRSSPLGNPFVVGWDGTAAECVDQYKWVLGGHVVLTCKATIEAQMGARRNVVASLPGLRGLNLACWCRLCDAHKAGKPFDVDCSDCAPCHADVLGRTANRPLCEPVGGSNA; from the coding sequence ATGACCGGGCCCGCCCGCATCCGCCTGTCGCGCCGCAAGGGCTGGCGCATGCCGGCCATGACGTGCAAGGTCGACCGATCCTCGCCGCTCGGCAACCCCTTCGTCGTCGGCTGGGACGGCACGGCCGCCGAATGCGTCGACCAGTACAAATGGGTGCTCGGCGGCCACGTCGTGCTGACGTGCAAGGCCACGATCGAGGCGCAGATGGGTGCTCGCCGCAACGTCGTGGCGTCGCTGCCTGGGTTGCGCGGCCTGAACCTCGCCTGCTGGTGCCGCCTCTGCGATGCCCACAAGGCCGGCAAACCCTTCGATGTCGACTGCTCGGATTGCGCGCCATGCCATGCCGACGTTCTTGGCCGAACCGCCAACCGACCGCTCTGCGAACCCGTGGGAGGCTCCAATGCCTGA
- the ssb gene encoding single-stranded DNA-binding protein, whose amino-acid sequence MSGTVNKVIIIGHLGKDPEVTNTSAGSKIVRFSIATSETWRDKASGERKERTEWHNVVIFNEGLADVAERYLKKGSKAYVEGQLATRKWQAQDGTDRYSTEIVLKTFRGELTLLDRAERQAPSEESYGTTRSSAPASTSAKPSPVQPAFDDDIPF is encoded by the coding sequence ATGAGCGGCACCGTCAACAAGGTCATCATCATCGGCCACCTCGGCAAGGATCCCGAGGTCACCAACACCTCTGCCGGCTCCAAGATCGTGAGATTCTCGATCGCGACCTCCGAGACCTGGCGGGACAAGGCCAGCGGCGAGCGCAAGGAACGCACGGAGTGGCACAACGTCGTGATCTTCAACGAAGGTCTCGCCGACGTCGCCGAGCGCTACCTGAAGAAGGGCTCCAAGGCCTATGTCGAGGGCCAGCTCGCCACCCGCAAATGGCAGGCGCAGGACGGCACTGACCGGTACAGCACCGAGATCGTGCTCAAAACCTTTCGCGGCGAGCTGACGCTGCTCGATCGAGCCGAACGCCAGGCACCGAGCGAGGAGAGCTACGGCACCACGCGCTCGTCGGCGCCGGCGAGCACGTCCGCGAAACCCTCCCCAGTACAGCCGGCCTTCGACGATGACATCCCTTTCTGA
- a CDS encoding ASCH domain-containing protein produces the protein MKALSIMQPWAWLIVNGHKDVENRDWPTAFRGPVLIHAGKKLDEYAAADVRNRRHPVTGERLPFDCPTEFETGGIIGEAQIVGCFTASKSPWFVGKFGFLIHNARPLPFRPCRGMLGFFEPDFTPIDPKPKPAAKVGAQGSLF, from the coding sequence ATGAAGGCCCTCTCCATCATGCAGCCGTGGGCTTGGCTGATCGTCAACGGCCACAAGGACGTCGAGAACCGCGACTGGCCCACCGCGTTCCGCGGGCCGGTCCTAATCCACGCCGGCAAGAAGCTGGACGAGTACGCCGCCGCAGACGTCCGCAACCGCCGCCACCCTGTCACCGGCGAGCGGCTCCCCTTCGACTGCCCGACCGAATTCGAGACCGGCGGCATCATCGGCGAGGCCCAGATCGTTGGCTGCTTCACCGCTTCGAAGAGCCCGTGGTTCGTCGGCAAATTCGGCTTCCTCATCCACAATGCCCGCCCGCTGCCCTTCCGGCCCTGCCGCGGCATGCTCGGCTTCTTCGAGCCTGACTTCACCCCCATCGATCCGAAACCGAAGCCGGCCGCTAAGGTCGGTGCTCAAGGGAGCCTGTTCTGA